The genomic segment AGAAATAGGGGCGACAAACTGGCGCCATCGTGGGTAAGGAAAGTGTGCCGCGCGGGGCTACATCCTAACCCTGCGGCGATCTTTATTTAAGGGGGGAGAAGTTGATGACCAATCCGACGATGGAACGAGTAGCCGTGTGCGTGACTCGCACCAAAAACGAGAAAGCCGAACTCCTGGTCCAGTCCCCAGATCTGCGCGCTGGCGCTTCCATCGCTTTACCTGAGATTGCTTTGCTGCCAAACGAGCATCCCGCCGAGGCCGCCTGGCGTCTCGTAACTTCAACTTTCGCTAAAGACGCCTGTCAGACCTTCCACAAACTGGCCGAAGTAGCGACCGACACCGCCGGATACCACATCTTTCAGACGGGTCTCGAAGAGTCGGCTCTTGAGCCCACGGGCTCCCACATGTGGCTTGACCAATCAGAAGCCACCGCCGGCCTCACGGCAACCTGGAAACCTGCACTAGAGAAACTGAGATAGGGGCCCTATGTACGTCTGGCTAAGATTGCCTCGCATCATCGCCAGGTCCAAACTAGCGCAGCGCACCGACCCCCTTGCAGAAATTCGGACCCCCCTGCGCGTGCTTCCTGGTGACATCGACGCCTACAAGCATTTAAACAACGGTCGTTACCTGACGCTGTGTGATATCGGACGCTACGATTGGTCCGCGCGCACGGGTATGCTTCGGGTGTTCAAAAAGAACCGGTGGTTCCCCGTCATCGCTACGGCTGCGGTGACGTTCCGTAGATCGCTTGAGCTATTCCAACGTTTTGAACTCTCCACTAAGGTCATTTACTGGGATGACAAGTGGTTTTATATCGAACACGAATTCATCCGCGAAGGTTCCGTGTGCGCACGAGTGCTCGTCAAAGGCGTCATCCGCGACGAGGATAAGCACGCTGTATCGATGAGTCAAGTCGTCGCAGCGCTTGGCGAGGGTGAACGACCACGGATCCCTATGCCCGAAATAGTCCGCGACTGGAGCCAGTGGGAAAAGCAGATGATCCGCCCCAAATAGGTGACGTTTACGGTTTCACTCTTCGATGTGATATTTCTCCGTCAGCTGCTGATAAAACGAAGTCGATTTTAGCTGGCGTATACAGCTATCCATCGAGGCTAGAAACCGAGTAGCCTCCTCACCTTGGAGTCGTGGAGACTTCTTAGATAAACTGACGAAGTAGTTGGCACGCTTCACCACATAATCAAGCACCTTGACACGGTCACGATATCCTTGTTGACCCGCAAACCAAAGAATCGTGTTTTTGTGATTAACAAAGACATCGATGCGGTTATTCATAAGTTTGATGATATTTACGGCCTCCTGGTCGGTGACATCGTAGCGACCTTTGGCTGCTCGATCGTCGATGTATTTCTTAAATTCCGGCGTGTAGACGAGACCCAAGAGTCCGCCCATTCTTAGA from the Deltaproteobacteria bacterium genome contains:
- a CDS encoding thioesterase; the encoded protein is MYVWLRLPRIIARSKLAQRTDPLAEIRTPLRVLPGDIDAYKHLNNGRYLTLCDIGRYDWSARTGMLRVFKKNRWFPVIATAAVTFRRSLELFQRFELSTKVIYWDDKWFYIEHEFIREGSVCARVLVKGVIRDEDKHAVSMSQVVAALGEGERPRIPMPEIVRDWSQWEKQMIRPK